One genomic segment of Novosphingobium sp. RL4 includes these proteins:
- a CDS encoding MFS transporter, whose protein sequence is MNGPIALDRAEAAAMPSSGSRPVAEGSWPGGKSAWVMVFMLFLAGVLSVIDRAALNILVDPVRADIGIGDEQIGLLQGLAFGLFYAFMGLPMGLLADRISRRNLIVAGIALWSVATIGSGLAQTFGSLFTARLLVGLGEAALGPAAISLIADLFSPAQRGRPISFYMMGQGLANGVAISLTGLLVTAAGAGAFLGLPLIGHLVPWRIVFVVFGAGGLLVALALLAFTREPVRQVQAAAGAVPRLPGAAEAAYFWRNRRVLLPLYFGFATCFTVAYGGSAWAPTMLLRGYGADAAFLGKWLGPLSILFSAIGPLIGGTMLDRSMRSGRTMARFAILAVAPLFALPSVLAVLAGELHLATVLVASSNAVFSVIGTVMFATLQSLVPPRMRGCAISLTLVLNTIIGASLGPLMVASVTERVLHDPAQVGWSIAVVCTPFLLLGAALYAGAGRAMRRAAARGDSECAQLLSSGAN, encoded by the coding sequence ATGAACGGCCCGATCGCGCTCGACAGGGCGGAGGCTGCGGCGATGCCATCGTCCGGCTCCCGCCCGGTGGCGGAAGGCTCGTGGCCGGGCGGAAAATCCGCCTGGGTCATGGTTTTCATGCTGTTCCTGGCAGGGGTGCTCTCGGTCATCGACCGGGCGGCGCTCAACATCCTGGTCGATCCGGTGCGTGCCGATATCGGCATCGGGGACGAGCAGATCGGGCTGTTGCAGGGCCTCGCCTTCGGGCTGTTCTATGCCTTCATGGGCCTGCCGATGGGTCTGCTGGCCGATCGCATCTCCCGCCGCAACCTGATTGTCGCGGGGATCGCGCTGTGGAGCGTGGCGACGATCGGCAGCGGGCTGGCCCAGACGTTCGGCTCGCTGTTCACCGCCCGCCTGCTGGTGGGTCTGGGAGAAGCGGCGCTGGGGCCGGCCGCGATCTCGCTGATCGCCGACCTTTTCTCACCGGCGCAGCGCGGACGGCCGATCTCGTTCTACATGATGGGACAGGGACTTGCCAACGGCGTGGCCATCTCGCTTACCGGCCTCTTGGTGACGGCGGCGGGCGCGGGCGCTTTCCTCGGCCTGCCGCTGATCGGCCACCTCGTGCCCTGGCGGATCGTCTTCGTGGTGTTCGGCGCCGGCGGGCTGCTGGTGGCGCTGGCCCTGCTTGCCTTCACGCGCGAGCCCGTCCGACAAGTGCAGGCCGCCGCCGGAGCCGTGCCGCGCCTGCCCGGCGCAGCGGAAGCCGCCTATTTCTGGCGCAATCGCCGCGTGCTCCTGCCGCTCTATTTCGGTTTCGCGACCTGCTTCACGGTCGCCTACGGCGGTTCCGCCTGGGCGCCGACGATGCTGCTGCGCGGCTACGGCGCCGATGCCGCGTTCCTCGGCAAGTGGCTGGGGCCGCTCTCGATCCTGTTCTCCGCCATCGGCCCGCTGATCGGCGGAACGATGCTGGACCGCTCGATGCGCTCGGGCCGGACGATGGCGCGCTTCGCGATCCTCGCGGTCGCACCGCTTTTTGCGTTGCCTTCGGTGCTCGCCGTTCTGGCTGGGGAACTTCACCTGGCGACAGTGCTGGTGGCCTCTTCGAACGCCGTGTTCTCGGTGATCGGCACGGTCATGTTCGCCACTTTGCAGTCCCTCGTCCCGCCCCGAATGCGCGGCTGCGCGATTTCGCTCACGCTCGTGCTCAACACCATCATCGGCGCCAGCCTCGGCCCGCTGATGGTCGCCAGCGTGACCGAGCGCGTGCTGCACGACCCGGCGCAAGTGGGCTGGTCGATTGCCGTGGTCTGCACGCCGTTCCTGTTGCTGGGCGCCGCGCTCTATGCCGGAGCCGGGCGCGCGATGCGCCGCGCCGCCGCGCGCGGCGACAGCGAATGCGCGCAGCTTCTTTCAAGCGGCGCCAACTGA